The Bernardetia litoralis DSM 6794 genome includes a window with the following:
- a CDS encoding IS4 family transposase, with product MQYFYKKAELNFDQIALLFFCIFPSSQKLDIVIDRTEWDFGKYQCNILMVVLSNRTLTLPFYWELLDNKSDNSNTENRIDLVKKCLDIILPQRISLFVGDREFADRHWFKHLKYNKITFYFRIPKHHNIVHYDEHMNKIVQKAEHLHQAYPNGITLSNRLVDGIVGNVYIGTGKDGELLFLFGNLAASTLPKYYERRWTIESFFQNLKGRGFNLKITHLQNSEKLKKLIACVSLAYAFCSNTGLYEHRKIQNKNHGRKSTSFARKGIDIIRDLLKQTELLDQLVEKFVKIICINARKIIAKSDFLHEKMVI from the coding sequence ATACAATATTTTTACAAAAAAGCAGAGTTAAATTTTGACCAAATTGCACTTCTCTTTTTTTGTATTTTTCCCTCTTCTCAAAAATTAGACATTGTTATAGATCGTACAGAATGGGATTTTGGTAAATATCAATGCAATATTCTAATGGTTGTGCTAAGTAATCGTACGCTTACTTTACCTTTTTATTGGGAATTATTAGATAATAAAAGTGACAATTCCAACACCGAAAATAGGATAGATTTAGTAAAAAAATGTTTGGACATCATTCTTCCCCAACGAATTAGTTTATTTGTTGGAGATAGGGAATTTGCAGATCGCCATTGGTTTAAGCATCTGAAATACAATAAGATAACTTTTTATTTTCGAATTCCCAAACATCATAATATTGTTCATTATGACGAACACATGAATAAAATAGTGCAAAAAGCAGAGCATCTTCATCAAGCTTATCCTAATGGAATAACTTTGTCTAATAGATTAGTAGATGGTATTGTAGGAAATGTATATATAGGAACAGGAAAAGATGGAGAACTTTTATTTTTATTTGGCAATTTAGCAGCTTCTACTTTACCTAAATACTATGAAAGAAGGTGGACAATAGAGAGCTTTTTTCAGAACTTAAAAGGAAGAGGTTTTAATTTAAAAATTACTCATTTACAAAATAGCGAAAAGCTTAAAAAATTGATTGCTTGCGTTTCTCTAGCTTATGCTTTTTGTTCTAATACAGGGCTGTACGAACATAGAAAAATACAAAATAAAAATCACGGGAGAAAATCTACAAGTTTTGCACGAAAAGGAATAGACATAATACGAGATTTATTAAAACAGACAGAATTATTAGACCAACTTGTTGAAAAATTTGTCAAAATTATTTGCATAAATGCACGAAAAATAATTGCCAAATCTGATTTTTTACACGAAAAAATGGTAATTTAA
- a CDS encoding NAD kinase — protein MKRVAIHSKDVAESKLFFVKQIFTELENYGVEIIISKDFDRLLHAINFRPNIVGTFSAPHHLIGVDLMLSVGGDGTFLEAATIVQHQNVPILGINTGRLGFLATTSKEQIHSALESLMAGHYTLDERILLELESDRDLFKGVNIALNEFAIMKRDSSSMIVVHTYIDGEYLNSYWADGLIVATPTGSTGYSLSVGGPVVVPQSNNFIIAPVSPHNLNVRPLIVPTESVIAFEIEGRSKNFLVSLDSRSRKVDSTIQLAVRRCNYTCKMIRLDGDSFLKTLREKLNWGMDIRNYLNRY, from the coding sequence TTGAAGAGAGTAGCCATACATAGTAAAGACGTTGCAGAAAGTAAACTTTTTTTTGTAAAACAAATTTTTACAGAACTAGAAAATTATGGAGTAGAGATTATCATTTCAAAAGATTTTGATAGGCTACTTCATGCAATCAATTTCCGTCCTAATATTGTCGGTACTTTTTCAGCTCCTCATCATCTTATAGGCGTAGATTTAATGCTTAGTGTAGGTGGAGATGGTACTTTTTTGGAAGCTGCAACCATTGTACAACATCAAAATGTGCCTATTTTGGGGATAAATACAGGACGTTTAGGTTTTTTAGCCACGACTTCGAAAGAACAAATTCATAGTGCATTAGAAAGCCTTATGGCAGGACATTATACTTTAGATGAACGTATTTTATTAGAGCTAGAATCTGACCGAGATTTATTTAAAGGAGTAAATATTGCTCTCAATGAATTTGCAATTATGAAGCGAGATTCTTCTTCTATGATTGTTGTTCATACTTATATTGATGGTGAATATTTGAATTCTTATTGGGCAGATGGATTAATTGTAGCTACTCCGACTGGTTCAACAGGATATTCTTTGAGTGTTGGAGGCCCTGTGGTTGTTCCTCAATCTAATAATTTTATTATTGCTCCCGTTAGTCCTCACAATCTGAATGTACGTCCGTTGATTGTTCCGACCGAAAGTGTAATCGCTTTTGAAATAGAAGGACGAAGCAAAAACTTTTTGGTTTCCTTAGATTCTCGTTCTCGTAAAGTAGATAGTACTATTCAGTTGGCTGTCAGAAGATGTAATTATACTTGCAAAATGATTCGCTTAGATGGCGATAGTTTTCTCAAAACTCTCCGTGAAAAACTAAACTGGGGAATGGATATTCGTAATTATTTGAATCGGTATTAA
- a CDS encoding efflux RND transporter periplasmic adaptor subunit produces the protein MKKTFIILFVILLVAMGVFVVYYFITQKKDIQENIELVSAKKDSIIKKTVATGSIVPLKEVAVKPAVSGIIDKIFFEAGQEVKVGDVIAKIKVIPNMTNLTNVQNSLEQAKLTLDMRQREMKRQKQLFDDGVIAEREYMTAKDDYDLAKNQVSAAAESLIIVREGTSSRSSSTTTLVKATTSGIILDIPVKEGANVIESNTFNEGTTIATIADLNNMIFEGKVDEAEVGKLKKGMDLVLTIGAIDNEKFAAKLDFIAPKGVEEEGAIKFPIKADVELKENQFIRAGYSANADIVLERKDNVLVIEEAWLQSGEKEENQSNKKENKQDSSKTENKNPKQKSDALYVEVQTTNNIFEKRYLTLGLSDGINIEVLKGLKLGEKIKKPN, from the coding sequence ATGAAAAAAACTTTTATTATCCTCTTTGTTATTTTATTAGTCGCTATGGGCGTTTTTGTTGTCTATTATTTTATTACTCAAAAAAAAGACATACAAGAAAATATAGAATTAGTTTCTGCCAAAAAAGATTCAATTATCAAGAAAACAGTTGCAACAGGTTCGATTGTTCCTCTAAAAGAAGTCGCTGTAAAGCCTGCCGTTTCTGGAATTATAGACAAGATTTTTTTTGAAGCAGGGCAAGAAGTAAAAGTAGGTGATGTAATCGCCAAAATAAAAGTAATTCCGAATATGACCAACCTAACCAATGTTCAGAATAGCCTAGAACAGGCAAAACTAACTTTGGATATGCGTCAGCGTGAAATGAAAAGACAAAAACAGCTTTTTGATGATGGCGTAATTGCAGAACGTGAATATATGACAGCCAAAGATGATTATGATTTGGCAAAAAACCAAGTCAGTGCAGCAGCCGAAAGTTTAATTATTGTAAGAGAAGGAACTTCTAGCCGTTCGTCTAGCACAACAACTCTTGTAAAAGCAACTACCAGTGGAATTATTTTGGATATTCCTGTAAAAGAGGGTGCAAATGTAATAGAAAGTAATACATTTAATGAAGGAACTACAATTGCTACCATTGCTGATTTGAACAATATGATTTTTGAAGGAAAAGTAGATGAAGCCGAAGTAGGCAAACTCAAAAAAGGAATGGATTTGGTCTTGACAATCGGAGCAATAGACAATGAAAAGTTTGCTGCAAAGTTAGATTTTATCGCACCAAAGGGAGTAGAAGAAGAAGGAGCAATTAAATTTCCTATAAAAGCAGATGTAGAACTAAAAGAAAATCAATTTATTCGTGCTGGTTATAGTGCCAATGCTGATATTGTTTTAGAGCGAAAAGACAATGTTTTAGTTATTGAAGAAGCATGGTTGCAATCAGGTGAAAAAGAAGAAAATCAATCAAATAAGAAAGAGAACAAACAAGATTCTAGTAAAACAGAAAACAAAAATCCAAAACAAAAATCTGATGCCCTTTATGTAGAAGTTCAGACAACCAATAATATTTTTGAAAAACGTTATCTTACTTTAGGACTTTCTGATGGAATAAACATTGAAGTTTTGAAAGGTCTGAAACTAGGCGAAAAAATTAAAAAACCTAATTAA
- a CDS encoding DUF4783 domain-containing protein: MKSLFFLWITFGLIWGVFSTSPTFAQTEDEVINTAKTAIGAASTKELVKLCHDAVEIGLGDQKATYSQSQAEFVLKDFFTKNPAKQFEYIHKGASKEGLKYVIGKYTATNGNTFRVYILVKSTPNGFRIDTLDFSRE, from the coding sequence ATGAAATCATTATTTTTTCTTTGGATAACTTTTGGGTTGATTTGGGGTGTTTTTTCGACATCTCCAACGTTTGCACAAACGGAGGACGAAGTCATAAATACAGCCAAAACAGCAATTGGAGCAGCTTCTACAAAAGAATTAGTAAAGCTTTGTCATGATGCCGTTGAAATAGGACTTGGTGATCAAAAGGCTACTTATAGTCAATCACAAGCCGAATTTGTATTGAAAGATTTTTTTACAAAAAACCCAGCCAAACAGTTTGAATATATCCATAAAGGAGCTTCAAAAGAAGGTTTGAAATATGTAATTGGAAAATATACAGCAACAAATGGTAATACTTTTAGAGTTTATATTTTAGTAAAATCAACTCCAAATGGTTTTAGAATTGATACACTTGATTTTAGTAGAGAATAA
- a CDS encoding RNA polymerase sigma factor — protein MLEKEIFLGCLKNSRPAQEALYKLYAGKVMTTCMRYAKSREEAEDMLQEVFLIIFKKINQVKKIEALGGWIRQVAVHKAIDIYHKQKKHFGHLSDEALMYESDTQDTALDMLSAEELINLIRELPEGYRVVFNLYIIEGYKHEDIGKLLGISKSTSRSQLTKAKQALRKMLATNYKITQYIR, from the coding sequence ATGTTAGAGAAAGAAATTTTTTTAGGTTGTTTGAAAAACTCTCGCCCTGCTCAAGAAGCTCTATATAAACTTTATGCAGGAAAAGTTATGACAACTTGTATGCGTTATGCTAAAAGCAGAGAGGAAGCTGAAGACATGTTACAAGAAGTTTTTCTAATCATTTTCAAAAAAATAAATCAAGTAAAAAAAATTGAAGCACTTGGAGGTTGGATAAGACAAGTAGCTGTTCATAAGGCTATTGATATTTATCATAAACAGAAAAAACATTTTGGACACCTTTCTGATGAAGCACTTATGTATGAGTCTGATACACAAGACACTGCACTTGATATGCTTTCTGCCGAAGAATTAATCAATCTAATTAGAGAATTGCCTGAAGGATACCGAGTAGTTTTTAATTTATATATCATTGAAGGATACAAACACGAAGATATTGGAAAATTATTAGGTATTTCAAAAAGTACATCTCGTTCACAGCTTACAAAAGCAAAACAAGCATTACGAAAAATGTTGGCTACCAACTATAAAATTACTCAATACATTCGCTAA
- a CDS encoding type ISP restriction/modification enzyme has protein sequence MNFSLFPFFKTYFPTLILVHFSSTEFQIWDKNSIFWAKIEIDKNKIKITSVQQKIILITDLEKLKEQEIKFLEELNNLQAEFQEKLKRFLEQAKIDFIKRKKEIENQFRKGFSTKQKEKLQPIIQLLEEGGHSIYLLPEWICIFEFWKTIYEKNNFKKTFLQEQKILKSLTNFYNNSHKLINNKSYSKIESFVTDFSQKNKIKENEILLYGILNKFLDDNSKEEQSKLDFIPIIQEKINQLKPKNKRIWINDNQILKSVEFNSEDFKKKTLFGTYESFADLLLAFSTQNEVSQFAFEAKKPISQVGIFGLSKNSELIQKIEMTNYDLIILDSDKQNLHSTKEISLFQYLSKKEKQLFASLQNGFKSLSKNGILFVSLNENNFIEKKSLASLRRLLQEWFERIEIYQNQKENKSSLGILFYKKTELEKGIFYSELEQNKSKDKFVNQFLINTWKPKPILSEYQKLIPAINLRGGKNAIFKTYFRATTNQKLENFIEFNNKNNLKVKVNKFIQNYNQQITKSEEQEKNKLEKKKTILASKFAQNTLFEKDTIKVIEEKVKVKIEEKINKKTDNNLLEFEESNLIETQISVFESGFWYYEKNSFSGLETFYDLDKIFPNRKQGENILIFWSNTSTGGDIWATDKPVPPSFLNEILPYSYIFPFYIYENEQKKSNLSSSMLQKFRRGYAAVFEKRIEKVEQYLQILFDLSDFEFLQVNQELAFELRALSNIVDKDEYKMTKALKENLHNPETNTYVQFEQIIKVFTNAKRTFEGLENKATRNKESHQILQNYFEKSEKAIDFIENYWQKLETEEAKNFVVPTEENMTDELILAYIFAVWQRDLFKNKYKEELKNEIPRIPIYKDFHHFANQGEFLLQKYLRLNSTKIEFEIVEIFEDKTKKSKTKKVWFEKENKIWFDKITFLQTDSELDFDKIREFEVNGKSFFELTLSYLRKNKVDLNEGKKVLEIVIDFVNRF, from the coding sequence ATGAATTTTTCTTTGTTTCCCTTTTTTAAAACTTACTTCCCAACACTTATTTTAGTGCATTTTTCAAGTACAGAATTTCAAATTTGGGATAAAAACTCTATTTTTTGGGCTAAAATAGAAATAGACAAAAATAAAATAAAAATTACGTCTGTTCAACAAAAAATAATTTTAATCACTGATTTAGAGAAACTTAAAGAGCAAGAAATAAAATTTTTAGAAGAATTAAATAACTTACAAGCAGAATTTCAAGAAAAGTTAAAACGATTTTTAGAACAAGCCAAAATTGATTTTATAAAACGAAAAAAAGAAATTGAAAATCAGTTTAGAAAAGGATTTTCTACAAAACAAAAAGAAAAATTACAGCCGATTATTCAGCTTTTAGAAGAAGGAGGACATTCTATTTATTTGCTTCCAGAATGGATTTGCATTTTTGAGTTTTGGAAAACAATTTATGAGAAAAACAATTTTAAAAAAACATTTTTGCAAGAGCAGAAAATCTTAAAATCATTAACTAATTTTTATAACAATTCTCATAAATTAATAAATAATAAGTCGTATTCTAAAATAGAATCTTTTGTAACTGATTTTTCTCAAAAGAATAAAATTAAGGAAAATGAAATTTTATTATATGGAATTTTGAATAAATTTTTAGATGATAATTCTAAAGAAGAACAATCAAAACTAGATTTTATTCCAATTATTCAAGAAAAAATCAATCAATTAAAACCTAAAAATAAAAGAATTTGGATTAATGATAATCAAATCTTAAAATCAGTAGAATTTAATAGTGAAGACTTTAAAAAGAAAACTCTTTTCGGGACTTATGAAAGTTTTGCTGATTTGCTTTTAGCTTTTTCTACTCAAAATGAAGTTTCCCAGTTTGCTTTTGAAGCAAAGAAACCAATTTCACAAGTAGGAATTTTTGGACTTTCAAAAAACTCTGAACTTATACAGAAAATAGAAATGACTAATTATGATTTAATCATTTTAGATTCTGATAAACAAAACCTTCATTCTACCAAAGAAATTTCGCTTTTTCAATATTTATCAAAAAAAGAAAAACAGCTTTTTGCTTCTCTTCAAAATGGTTTTAAATCACTTTCCAAAAATGGAATTTTGTTTGTGTCATTAAATGAAAATAATTTTATAGAAAAAAAATCACTGGCTTCTCTTCGTCGCTTATTGCAAGAATGGTTTGAGAGAATTGAAATTTATCAAAATCAAAAAGAAAATAAAAGTAGTTTAGGAATACTTTTTTATAAGAAAACAGAGTTAGAAAAAGGAATTTTTTATTCAGAGTTAGAGCAAAATAAATCAAAAGATAAATTTGTAAATCAGTTTTTGATAAATACTTGGAAACCAAAACCGATTTTGTCAGAATATCAAAAATTGATTCCTGCTATCAATTTAAGAGGAGGAAAAAATGCTATTTTTAAAACATATTTTAGGGCTACTACGAATCAAAAATTAGAAAATTTTATTGAATTTAATAATAAAAATAATCTGAAAGTCAAAGTTAATAAATTTATTCAGAATTACAATCAGCAAATCACAAAATCAGAAGAACAAGAAAAGAATAAACTAGAAAAAAAGAAAACCATTTTGGCTTCTAAATTTGCTCAAAATACGCTTTTTGAAAAGGATACTATAAAAGTAATTGAGGAGAAGGTTAAAGTGAAAATTGAAGAGAAGATAAATAAGAAAACAGATAATAATTTATTAGAGTTTGAGGAATCTAATTTAATCGAAACGCAAATTTCAGTTTTTGAAAGTGGTTTTTGGTATTATGAAAAAAATAGTTTTTCTGGATTAGAAACATTTTATGATTTAGATAAAATTTTTCCAAATCGAAAACAAGGCGAAAATATTCTTATTTTTTGGTCGAATACTTCAACTGGTGGCGATATTTGGGCAACTGATAAACCTGTTCCACCTAGTTTTTTGAATGAAATTTTGCCATATTCCTATATTTTTCCTTTCTATATTTATGAAAATGAGCAAAAAAAGAGTAATCTTTCAAGTTCTATGTTGCAGAAGTTTAGAAGAGGATATGCAGCAGTTTTTGAAAAGCGAATCGAAAAAGTAGAGCAATATTTGCAAATTTTGTTTGATTTATCTGATTTTGAGTTTTTGCAAGTCAATCAAGAATTAGCCTTTGAGTTGCGAGCCTTGTCTAACATAGTAGATAAAGATGAGTACAAAATGACCAAAGCATTAAAAGAAAATTTGCATAATCCAGAAACGAACACTTATGTACAATTTGAGCAAATCATAAAGGTTTTTACAAATGCAAAACGAACTTTTGAAGGCTTAGAAAACAAAGCTACACGCAACAAAGAAAGTCATCAAATCCTTCAAAATTATTTTGAAAAATCAGAAAAAGCGATTGATTTTATAGAAAATTATTGGCAAAAATTGGAAACTGAAGAAGCCAAAAACTTTGTCGTTCCAACAGAAGAGAATATGACAGATGAACTTATTTTGGCTTATATTTTTGCTGTTTGGCAACGAGATTTATTCAAAAATAAATATAAAGAAGAACTAAAAAATGAAATTCCACGTATTCCGATTTATAAAGATTTTCATCATTTTGCTAATCAAGGAGAATTTCTTTTACAAAAATATTTGCGCCTAAATTCTACCAAAATAGAATTTGAAATTGTAGAAATTTTTGAAGACAAAACTAAAAAATCAAAAACTAAGAAAGTTTGGTTTGAGAAAGAAAATAAAATTTGGTTTGATAAAATAACTTTCTTACAAACTGATTCAGAATTAGATTTTGATAAAATTAGAGAATTTGAAGTAAATGGAAAATCATTTTTTGAGCTTACATTAAGCTATTTAAGAAAAAATAAAGTAGATTTGAATGAAGGAAAAAAGGTTTTGGAAATTGTAATTGATTTTGTAAATAGATTTTAA
- a CDS encoding ClpP family protease, which yields MFDHKKFHNTEFYKHAHKAQGIPTTTLEGYAKQSITNFTPYIIEERQLNVAQMDVFSRLMMDRIIFLGVGIDDQVANIVTAQLLFLESADHEKDVLMYLNSPGGSVYAGLGIYDTMQYIRPDVATLCTGLAASMGAVLLTAGQKGKRTALPHARVMIHQPLGGIQGQASDIEITAKQILLVKKELTQILADHSERDYETLERDCDRDYWMIAQEAKEYGLIDEVLARK from the coding sequence ATGTTTGACCACAAGAAATTTCATAATACAGAATTTTATAAACACGCTCATAAAGCACAAGGTATTCCTACAACTACTTTAGAGGGTTATGCCAAACAAAGTATCACAAACTTTACTCCTTATATCATTGAAGAGCGTCAATTAAATGTTGCTCAAATGGATGTTTTTTCTCGTCTGATGATGGACAGAATTATCTTTTTGGGTGTCGGAATTGATGACCAAGTTGCTAATATCGTAACAGCTCAACTTTTGTTTTTAGAGTCTGCTGACCACGAAAAAGATGTTTTGATGTATCTTAACAGCCCTGGTGGTTCTGTTTATGCAGGTTTGGGTATCTATGACACAATGCAATATATTCGTCCTGATGTAGCTACACTTTGTACAGGTTTGGCTGCTTCTATGGGGGCAGTTTTGCTTACAGCTGGACAAAAAGGAAAGCGTACAGCTCTTCCTCACGCTCGTGTTATGATTCACCAACCACTTGGAGGAATTCAAGGACAGGCTTCGGATATCGAAATCACAGCAAAACAAATTTTGTTAGTGAAGAAAGAATTAACTCAAATATTGGCTGACCACAGTGAAAGAGATTACGAAACTTTGGAAAGAGATTGCGACCGTGATTATTGGATGATTGCTCAAGAAGCAAAAGAATACGGCTTAATCGACGAAGTTTTGGCTCGTAAATAA
- a CDS encoding DUF262 domain-containing protein, translating into MEAIQRDEIEKEIREKQKTVDYDTKEFTIELLLSKYTKDKETDENEIYVPYYQRAFVWNLERQSKFIESVILGLPIPYIFTAEMEDGRLEIVDGSQRIRTLEAFIENKFKLIKLEVLENMNGCYFDDLPVPRKRKFLNTTLRMIVLSEKSNDDARFMVFERINTGSDLLRDMEKRLGSYQGEFTEFMVEYTKNPLFIELTGFTKKASDRKEPEELILRFFAYSDDYLDFKGNVNDFLDKYLKKQNLDGFDEEIYKQRFNNVLEFVKKYFPNGLTKTLNSKKTPRLRFEAITVGVYLALKQNPNLEPTNMDWLESDEFEQEIKGQASNSPKRVKSRIEFVRDRLLSN; encoded by the coding sequence ATGGAAGCGATACAAAGAGATGAAATAGAAAAAGAAATTAGAGAAAAACAAAAAACTGTAGATTATGATACAAAAGAATTTACTATCGAACTTCTACTATCTAAATATACAAAAGATAAAGAAACAGACGAAAACGAAATCTATGTTCCTTACTATCAACGAGCTTTTGTTTGGAACTTGGAAAGACAGTCAAAATTTATAGAATCCGTTATTTTAGGACTACCTATTCCTTATATATTTACGGCAGAAATGGAAGATGGAAGATTAGAAATAGTTGATGGTTCGCAAAGAATACGTACTTTAGAAGCATTTATAGAGAATAAATTTAAACTCATTAAATTAGAAGTATTAGAGAATATGAATGGCTGTTATTTTGATGATTTGCCTGTTCCTAGAAAACGCAAATTTTTGAATACTACCCTTAGAATGATTGTACTTTCAGAAAAAAGCAACGATGATGCTCGTTTTATGGTCTTTGAAAGAATAAATACAGGAAGTGATTTATTAAGAGATATGGAAAAAAGACTGGGAAGCTATCAAGGAGAATTTACAGAGTTTATGGTAGAATACACTAAAAATCCTCTCTTCATTGAATTAACAGGTTTTACAAAAAAAGCAAGTGATAGGAAAGAACCTGAAGAACTGATTTTGAGGTTTTTTGCTTATTCAGATGATTACTTAGATTTTAAAGGAAATGTGAATGATTTTTTAGATAAGTATCTAAAGAAACAAAATCTTGATGGATTTGATGAAGAAATTTATAAGCAACGATTCAATAATGTTTTAGAATTTGTAAAAAAATATTTTCCTAATGGATTAACTAAAACTCTAAACTCTAAAAAAACACCTAGATTACGTTTTGAGGCTATAACAGTAGGTGTATATTTAGCTTTAAAACAGAATCCTAATTTAGAGCCTACAAATATGGATTGGTTAGAGAGTGATGAATTCGAACAAGAAATAAAGGGACAAGCTAGTAACTCGCCTAAACGTGTTAAGAGCAGGATAGAATTTGTTAGAGATAGATTATTAAGTAATTAA
- a CDS encoding MAE_28990/MAE_18760 family HEPN-like nuclease translates to MIFLEDYVNRVREINNYFEFIFIVDKSKTINLENPILKNDAILNNIGFSHLKQMKDYSINNELKKTRKANAYLLLYNLIEGSVTAGIDAIFLAINQSEIKMNSLTEDIRELYLDYSMTTNDEEKELRARDRKNLRKQFNTLIDKKVEFKHKKKDGNTVEGYKAYEDKVSKAEISGNIDSKMLAQLAKKYGFTLPTLSITNELSIIKNRRNQLAHGEITFSEAGNDKSIEEMIALKNAVTKYFNILMDNIKNYIENEDFKL, encoded by the coding sequence ATGATTTTTTTAGAGGATTATGTAAATAGAGTACGAGAAATAAATAATTATTTTGAGTTTATATTTATTGTAGATAAGTCTAAAACTATAAATTTAGAGAACCCTATTTTAAAAAATGATGCCATTTTAAACAATATAGGTTTTTCTCATTTAAAGCAAATGAAAGATTATTCTATTAATAATGAGCTAAAAAAAACACGCAAAGCAAACGCCTATTTACTCCTCTACAATTTAATAGAAGGTTCTGTAACAGCAGGAATTGACGCTATTTTTTTAGCTATTAATCAGTCTGAAATAAAAATGAATTCTCTAACAGAAGATATAAGAGAGTTGTATTTAGACTATTCTATGACTACAAATGATGAGGAAAAAGAATTAAGAGCAAGAGATAGAAAAAATTTAAGAAAGCAATTTAATACGCTGATAGATAAAAAAGTAGAATTTAAGCATAAGAAAAAAGACGGAAATACAGTGGAAGGCTATAAAGCATATGAGGATAAAGTAAGTAAAGCAGAAATTTCTGGAAATATAGATTCAAAAATGTTAGCTCAACTTGCTAAAAAATATGGATTTACTCTACCTACACTTAGTATCACAAATGAATTATCAATTATTAAAAATAGACGAAATCAATTAGCACATGGAGAAATTACCTTTTCAGAAGCAGGAAATGATAAGTCTATTGAAGAAATGATTGCTCTCAAGAATGCAGTTACTAAGTATTTCAATATCTTGATGGATAATATAAAGAATTACATAGAAAACGAAGATTTTAAACTCTAA